In one window of Oscillospiraceae bacterium DNA:
- a CDS encoding cupin domain-containing protein: MAQIVGVSLDEYEKCENGESDFSFTFLHKCALALGVDITDLVTGDAAKLSRFTIVRHGDGMPIHRRNGFSYNHLAGNFKSKYSTPFVVTAPYFETEQNSPISLSTHNGEEFDYVLEGQLKVNIGGHETVLEAGDSMYYDSMTPHGMIATGGKECKFIALVMDPGGNVQEYSEPVKLEKKEFKKSDDTNKAKPVYADFVDLVEDEQGHLKEISFKNCEHFNFAYDVVDKVAQRTPDKLAMLHVDREHNERRFTFGDISRLSNKAANYLTSLGIKKGDKVMLVLKRHYQFWISIVALHKIGAIVIPATNLLMKKDFVYRFDLAECNAILCTSHGNVAEEADLAIAECPGVKVKVMCNGVRGDWHDFDSEFEAFPDTFERPELRGDDSMLMFFSSGTTGYPKIVVHTFTYALGHLITAKYWHNVNPNGLHFTISDTGWGKALWGKLYGQWLCEAPVFTYDFDKFAAEDILPMFAKYHITTFCAPPTMYRFFIKEDLKKYDLSSLEYANVAGEALNPEVFQQFYNATGLKLMEGFGQTETTLSVANLVGMTPKPGSMGKPSPLYDVDIVLPDGKSAAVGEVGEIVVRTNKRVPFGLFSCYYRDAERTKEAYHDNVYHTGDTAWRDEDGYYWYVGRVDDLIKSSGYRIGPFEIESVLMELPYVLECAVTGVPDEIRGQVVKATIVLTKGTVGTDELKKEIQQYVKTHTAPYKYPRIVEFVDELPKTISGKIRRVDLRK; this comes from the coding sequence ATGGCGCAAATCGTTGGTGTTTCTCTTGACGAATACGAAAAGTGCGAAAACGGCGAAAGTGATTTTTCTTTTACTTTTCTTCATAAATGCGCACTTGCATTGGGCGTAGACATTACCGACCTTGTGACAGGTGATGCGGCTAAGCTTTCACGTTTCACCATTGTCAGACACGGTGACGGAATGCCCATTCACCGCAGAAACGGCTTTTCCTATAACCACCTTGCAGGTAACTTTAAAAGTAAGTACTCCACACCCTTTGTTGTAACCGCTCCTTACTTTGAAACCGAGCAGAATTCACCTATTTCACTGTCAACTCATAATGGTGAGGAATTTGATTACGTGCTTGAGGGTCAGCTCAAGGTCAATATCGGCGGTCACGAAACCGTTCTTGAAGCGGGCGACTCCATGTATTATGACAGTATGACCCCTCACGGTATGATTGCAACAGGCGGAAAGGAATGTAAATTCATAGCACTTGTTATGGATCCGGGCGGAAATGTTCAGGAATATTCCGAGCCTGTCAAACTGGAGAAAAAGGAATTCAAAAAATCCGACGACACCAATAAAGCAAAGCCGGTTTATGCTGATTTTGTTGACCTTGTTGAAGACGAACAAGGACATCTGAAAGAGATTTCATTCAAAAACTGTGAGCACTTCAATTTTGCTTATGACGTTGTTGATAAGGTTGCACAGAGGACCCCCGATAAGCTTGCAATGCTGCATGTCGACCGCGAGCATAACGAAAGAAGATTTACTTTTGGCGATATTTCCCGCCTTTCCAATAAAGCGGCGAATTATCTTACTTCGCTTGGTATCAAAAAAGGCGATAAGGTAATGCTTGTTCTTAAACGCCATTATCAGTTCTGGATAAGTATCGTAGCCCTTCATAAGATAGGTGCCATCGTCATCCCGGCTACCAATCTTCTGATGAAGAAAGACTTTGTGTACAGATTTGATCTTGCCGAATGTAATGCAATACTTTGTACATCCCACGGCAATGTGGCTGAGGAAGCGGACCTTGCAATCGCCGAATGCCCCGGCGTAAAGGTCAAGGTCATGTGCAATGGAGTACGCGGCGACTGGCATGATTTCGACAGTGAATTCGAAGCATTTCCCGATACATTTGAGCGCCCCGAGCTCAGAGGCGATGACAGCATGCTGATGTTCTTCTCCTCGGGAACAACCGGATATCCCAAAATAGTTGTTCACACCTTCACATATGCACTTGGTCATCTCATCACCGCAAAATACTGGCATAATGTCAACCCCAATGGTCTGCATTTCACAATTTCCGACACGGGCTGGGGCAAAGCATTGTGGGGTAAGCTTTACGGTCAATGGCTGTGCGAGGCTCCGGTGTTTACCTATGACTTTGATAAATTTGCGGCAGAGGATATTCTTCCCATGTTTGCCAAGTATCATATCACTACCTTCTGCGCACCGCCTACTATGTACCGCTTCTTTATAAAAGAAGACCTCAAGAAATACGATCTTTCCTCACTTGAATATGCAAATGTCGCAGGCGAAGCGCTTAACCCCGAGGTGTTTCAGCAGTTCTATAACGCAACAGGCCTTAAACTTATGGAGGGCTTTGGTCAGACAGAAACCACACTTTCGGTTGCAAACCTTGTTGGTATGACTCCCAAGCCGGGTTCCATGGGTAAACCCTCACCTCTGTATGATGTGGACATAGTTCTTCCCGACGGCAAAAGCGCCGCAGTGGGTGAAGTGGGTGAGATAGTTGTACGCACCAACAAGAGAGTACCTTTCGGTCTGTTTAGTTGTTACTATCGCGACGCGGAACGCACCAAGGAGGCTTATCACGATAATGTTTACCATACAGGCGATACCGCTTGGCGTGATGAGGATGGTTACTACTGGTATGTGGGACGTGTTGATGACCTTATCAAATCGTCGGGCTACCGCATCGGACCGTTTGAAATCGAAAGCGTTCTCATGGAGCTTCCCTATGTGCTTGAATGTGCCGTTACAGGTGTTCCGGATGAAATACGCGGACAGGTAGTAAAGGCAACGATAGTTCTTACCAAAGGAACTGTTGGAACAGACGAGCTGAAAAAGGAAATCCAGCAATATGTCAAGACTCACACTGCACCTTACAAATATCCCAGAATAGTAGAATTTGTTGATGAGCTCCCCAAGACCATCAGCGGTAAAATCAGACGTGTTGATTTGAGAAAATAA
- a CDS encoding alpha/beta hydrolase: MFSSEKNVKISEWEGFKRYDFDIFGTTATIAEPKEPTVDKKWIFRAEFFGSFPQADIRMCELGYYVVYLDKSNMYGHDSAVDEMHRFKNYLCEKYGFFHKTVMFGFSRGAMYTMNYTAKYPQDISAVYLDAPVMNSLSWPAGKGKAKCYEQQWKEYLEIYGLTDGEAFSYRNQPIDKTDALLKNKIPVILVAGCADTGVPYDENGLVFANIYRKGGGTIEVYEKPNCDHHPHSLEDPTPIANFILRYNK; the protein is encoded by the coding sequence ATGTTTTCAAGTGAAAAAAATGTAAAAATCTCCGAGTGGGAAGGCTTTAAAAGATACGATTTTGATATTTTTGGTACCACCGCAACAATAGCGGAACCCAAAGAACCGACCGTGGATAAGAAATGGATATTCCGAGCCGAATTTTTCGGTTCGTTCCCTCAGGCGGATATACGAATGTGTGAGCTCGGATATTATGTTGTGTATCTTGATAAATCCAACATGTATGGACATGACAGCGCTGTTGATGAAATGCACAGATTTAAAAATTATCTTTGCGAAAAATATGGATTTTTCCATAAGACAGTTATGTTCGGGTTCAGCCGCGGTGCTATGTACACCATGAATTACACTGCAAAATATCCTCAGGATATATCTGCTGTATATTTGGATGCGCCTGTGATGAATTCTTTGAGTTGGCCCGCAGGCAAGGGCAAGGCAAAGTGCTATGAACAGCAATGGAAGGAGTACCTCGAAATTTACGGACTCACCGACGGCGAAGCGTTCAGTTACAGAAATCAGCCAATCGATAAGACGGATGCACTATTAAAGAATAAAATCCCCGTAATTCTGGTTGCAGGCTGCGCCGACACAGGTGTTCCGTATGACGAAAACGGACTGGTTTTTGCCAACATATACCGCAAAGGCGGAGGGACGATTGAGGTTTACGAAAAACCAAATTGCGATCATCACCCTCACAGTCTTGAAGATCCTACTCCTATTGCAAATTTCATATTACGTTATAATAAATAA
- a CDS encoding nucleotidyltransferase family protein: MSVYSIICEYNPFHNGHKYQIDSLKPNTVVCLMSSNVVQRGSFAVCDKYSRARAAVECGADLVLEIPFPYSAMSAEYYATAGIEILTALGFAEYLSFGSECGQTESLEHIAEYLVSQKYEEDFKSIITCKPQLSYASARELAILQTLGEEYAQIIKQPNNILGVEYIKAIKKKNSHIIPVTLMRHCADYHDDMPTGNFASAGNIRKLIASKADIKSLVPPQAYDMYTSLAEQKKMPSDMKNIENGILAFLRMTPAEKLKDYYDCAPVADIIKKAAADSVTLEELYDKCSTKSYTRSRIRRCITCAYLGVEKSYAYESPAYTSVLALNSRGAELLAIARKNSGIAVITKPAHIKKYVGTEVYRQYMAGVTADDVFALTLPEPERAGWGLRRGPVVSQL, encoded by the coding sequence ATGTCGGTATATTCAATTATCTGCGAATACAATCCTTTTCATAACGGGCATAAATATCAGATAGATTCTCTCAAGCCGAACACTGTTGTGTGTCTTATGAGCTCTAACGTGGTTCAGAGGGGGAGTTTTGCTGTTTGTGATAAGTACAGCCGAGCACGTGCCGCTGTTGAATGCGGAGCTGATCTGGTGCTTGAAATTCCGTTTCCGTATTCGGCAATGTCGGCAGAGTATTACGCAACTGCGGGCATAGAAATTCTGACTGCTCTTGGATTTGCCGAATATCTTTCTTTCGGGAGTGAATGCGGACAAACAGAATCCCTGGAACATATTGCTGAATATCTGGTGAGTCAAAAATATGAAGAGGATTTTAAGAGCATAATCACCTGTAAGCCTCAGCTTTCGTATGCGTCGGCACGTGAATTGGCGATTTTACAGACACTTGGTGAGGAATATGCACAAATTATAAAACAACCGAATAATATTCTCGGCGTTGAGTATATAAAAGCAATTAAGAAGAAAAATTCCCATATTATACCTGTGACACTCATGCGTCATTGCGCAGATTATCATGATGATATGCCCACCGGTAATTTTGCTTCGGCTGGTAACATACGCAAGCTTATTGCTTCAAAGGCGGATATAAAAAGCCTGGTACCGCCTCAAGCATATGACATGTACACCTCTCTTGCAGAACAGAAAAAAATGCCGTCTGATATGAAAAATATTGAAAACGGAATACTTGCCTTTTTGCGCATGACACCTGCGGAAAAGCTGAAAGATTATTACGACTGCGCTCCCGTTGCGGATATAATTAAAAAGGCGGCTGCGGATTCCGTAACACTTGAGGAACTCTACGATAAATGCTCCACGAAGAGTTATACCCGTTCCCGTATTCGTCGTTGTATTACCTGTGCGTATCTGGGTGTGGAAAAGAGTTATGCTTATGAATCGCCGGCCTATACTTCGGTACTGGCCCTTAATTCAAGAGGAGCCGAGCTTTTGGCAATTGCACGCAAAAACAGCGGTATCGCAGTTATCACAAAGCCGGCGCACATAAAAAAATACGTCGGTACAGAGGTGTACCGACAGTATATGGCAGGGGTTACGGCAGATGATGTGTTTGCACTCACATTGCCCGAGCCGGAAAGGGCCGGGTGGGGATTAAGACGCGGACCTGTTGTTTCTCAGCTTTAG
- a CDS encoding class I SAM-dependent RNA methyltransferase produces MKFVATCLFGLERFVGEQIDALGYKRLETIDGRVIFEGDENAIARCNINFRYAERLFILMGEFRASTFTELFDGTKALPWEDFIGERDAFPVKGHSIKSALFSIPDCQKIVKKAVVERLKTKYNVSYFVESRTKYQIEFFILNDKAYLMIDTTGEGLYKRGYRLKANEAPIRETLAASMCNVARLRNDVLLWDPMCGSGTIAIEGALMLSNTAPGIRRSFAAESFGFLPSSSWQSARGEAIDNIKQDHFEIYGSDIDTNSLEIAAENAKRAGVANRIKFFKMDFKDIDTRGRRGTIVTNPPYGERLSDIAGAEELYRQMGKAFSKLERWQIYVITSHEKFEYFYGRRADKVRKLYNGMIKCNFYQFFKNDKGFEKKKITK; encoded by the coding sequence ATGAAATTTGTAGCAACCTGCCTCTTCGGTCTTGAACGATTTGTAGGCGAACAAATAGACGCTTTAGGATACAAGCGTCTCGAAACCATTGACGGGCGTGTTATATTTGAGGGCGACGAAAATGCTATTGCGCGTTGCAATATCAACTTCAGATATGCCGAACGTCTCTTTATTCTCATGGGTGAATTTCGTGCTTCAACTTTTACAGAGCTTTTTGACGGCACCAAAGCATTACCATGGGAAGATTTTATAGGCGAACGCGACGCTTTCCCTGTTAAAGGGCATAGCATTAAGTCAGCCCTGTTCAGCATCCCGGATTGCCAAAAAATCGTAAAAAAAGCCGTTGTAGAACGTTTAAAGACGAAATACAACGTGTCTTATTTTGTGGAAAGCCGAACGAAATACCAGATTGAGTTTTTCATACTCAATGACAAGGCATATCTTATGATAGATACTACCGGTGAAGGTTTGTACAAACGAGGTTACCGACTCAAAGCCAACGAAGCACCCATACGTGAAACACTGGCAGCTTCTATGTGCAATGTAGCAAGACTTCGCAACGATGTGCTTTTATGGGACCCCATGTGCGGTTCCGGAACAATCGCGATAGAGGGTGCATTGATGCTCTCCAACACAGCCCCCGGTATACGCCGCTCGTTTGCCGCTGAATCGTTCGGGTTTCTCCCCTCTTCTTCATGGCAGAGCGCACGCGGTGAAGCAATTGACAACATAAAGCAAGACCACTTTGAAATCTACGGCTCTGATATTGACACAAATTCTCTGGAAATTGCAGCTGAAAACGCAAAGCGTGCAGGTGTGGCAAATCGAATAAAATTTTTCAAAATGGACTTTAAAGATATTGACACGCGCGGAAGACGCGGAACCATCGTTACAAATCCGCCTTACGGAGAAAGGCTTTCGGATATTGCCGGAGCAGAAGAATTATATCGTCAAATGGGCAAAGCTTTTTCAAAGCTTGAACGGTGGCAGATATATGTTATCACTTCTCATGAAAAGTTTGAATACTTTTACGGCAGACGTGCTGACAAAGTGAGAAAGCTTTATAACGGTATGATAAAGTGTAATTTTTATCAGTTTTTCAAAAATGATAAAGGTTTTGAAAAGAAAAAAATTACTAAGTAA
- a CDS encoding alanine:cation symporter family protein gives MNQFFEVLEKYNGEINTFVWTTLGLVLLLFTGVLTTIITKFFQVSHLAHWWNNTIGSLFKKDVISHSKDKKSISPFQALCTALAATIGVGNIAGVAAAICIGGPGAVFWMWVAAFFGMMTNYSENVLGIYYRRRNKDGEWSGGAMYYLQDGLGSKKGCKHIGKILAVLFSIFTLLASFGIGAMGQINKIVVNIESAFRIDALADIQLYDGVSVYSVVIGVVLVVIAALIVLGGLQRIASFAEKIVPFMVVLFVAGSIVIIGVNYNMIIPALKAIFVTAFSPVAVAGGVTGSIIKTVMVQGFKRGVFSNEAGLGSSVMVHSNSNIKEPVKQGMWGIFEVFADTMVVCTMTALVVLTSGVYADLYAPIGTYTNDATMVAEAFNSVFSWGNIGGKFIAIAILLFAFTTVLGWDHYGTKAWEYLFGTKTTKVYKVIHLVMIMFGALLTSSLAWDISDTFNGLMMIPNLIGVIVLSGLVCKITKNYVDRVLKHKDVKPMYSVFADVQEAQEKAISDEEDK, from the coding sequence ATGAATCAGTTTTTTGAAGTGTTGGAAAAATACAATGGTGAAATTAATACCTTTGTATGGACAACACTCGGTCTCGTGCTTTTACTGTTCACAGGAGTGCTGACCACAATAATCACCAAATTTTTCCAGGTATCCCACCTTGCGCACTGGTGGAATAACACCATAGGAAGTCTTTTCAAGAAAGACGTTATCAGTCATTCCAAGGACAAAAAATCCATCTCTCCCTTCCAGGCTCTTTGCACTGCCCTCGCTGCAACTATCGGTGTAGGTAATATTGCCGGTGTTGCCGCCGCTATCTGCATAGGCGGTCCCGGTGCTGTTTTCTGGATGTGGGTTGCAGCATTCTTCGGTATGATGACCAACTATTCCGAAAATGTTTTGGGTATTTATTACCGCCGCCGCAATAAGGATGGCGAATGGTCCGGCGGTGCTATGTACTATCTGCAGGATGGTCTTGGTTCCAAAAAGGGTTGCAAACACATAGGTAAAATTCTTGCAGTTTTGTTTTCAATTTTTACGTTGCTTGCTTCCTTCGGTATCGGAGCAATGGGTCAGATAAACAAAATTGTTGTTAATATAGAATCTGCGTTCAGAATAGATGCACTGGCTGATATACAGCTTTATGACGGTGTAAGTGTATATTCTGTTGTTATTGGCGTTGTGCTTGTTGTAATTGCCGCTCTTATAGTTCTCGGCGGCTTGCAGAGAATTGCTTCCTTTGCAGAAAAGATAGTTCCCTTTATGGTTGTACTGTTCGTTGCCGGAAGTATAGTTATTATCGGTGTTAACTACAATATGATTATTCCCGCGCTCAAGGCTATTTTCGTTACCGCATTCAGCCCCGTTGCAGTTGCCGGTGGTGTGACAGGTTCTATAATTAAAACCGTTATGGTTCAGGGCTTTAAGAGAGGCGTATTTTCCAACGAGGCAGGTCTCGGTTCTTCTGTAATGGTTCACTCCAACTCCAACATCAAGGAACCCGTTAAGCAGGGTATGTGGGGCATATTTGAAGTGTTCGCAGATACAATGGTGGTTTGTACAATGACAGCGCTTGTTGTGCTTACCTCCGGTGTTTATGCAGATCTTTATGCGCCTATCGGTACATATACCAATGATGCTACAATGGTTGCGGAAGCATTTAACTCCGTTTTCTCTTGGGGTAATATAGGCGGAAAGTTTATTGCAATTGCGATTCTTTTGTTTGCATTTACCACTGTTCTCGGTTGGGACCATTACGGTACCAAGGCATGGGAATATTTGTTTGGTACCAAAACAACAAAGGTTTATAAGGTTATTCACCTTGTAATGATAATGTTTGGTGCTCTTCTTACTTCGTCTCTTGCATGGGATATTTCCGACACCTTCAACGGTCTTATGATGATCCCCAACCTTATTGGTGTAATTGTGCTCTCTGGTCTTGTATGTAAGATTACCAAGAACTACGTAGATCGTGTTTTGAAGCATAAGGATGTAAAGCCTATGTACTCTGTATTTGCAGATGTACAGGAAGCTCAGGAAAAAGCAATATCCGATGAAGAAGATAAGTAA
- a CDS encoding DMT family transporter yields the protein MESTARKRNIASLQMLTCAALWSIAGIFIKLLDANGMVIAGFRSLIASLVFLVYIKKKRIKIVFNKDVLISAVFLAVTFFAFVWANRLTTAANAIVLQFTAPIFIIILSAVFFRQKYALCDIITVIFTLGGISLFFLDQLNGGQMLGNLIGLFSGFTMAGMFIAVKQNSASDRMSGMLFGHLLTAIIGIPFIFFTENTINTNFAMCILILGIVQLGIPYLLMALATEHCPPLTLSLLSAVEPLLNPVWVAIFYGEMPGIFAFIGGIIVIVTITVWCIYKELKLRNNRSAS from the coding sequence ATGGAAAGTACCGCAAGAAAAAGAAACATTGCTTCACTTCAAATGCTGACCTGCGCCGCTTTATGGAGCATTGCAGGTATATTTATAAAGCTGCTGGATGCAAACGGCATGGTCATTGCAGGCTTCAGAAGTCTCATAGCTTCACTGGTGTTTTTAGTTTACATAAAGAAAAAAAGGATTAAGATTGTATTTAACAAAGACGTACTTATAAGTGCTGTTTTTCTGGCAGTGACTTTCTTTGCATTTGTGTGGGCAAACAGACTTACCACCGCCGCCAACGCAATAGTTCTGCAATTTACTGCACCTATTTTTATTATAATTCTTTCCGCTGTTTTTTTCAGGCAAAAGTATGCACTTTGCGATATAATCACCGTTATATTCACCCTTGGCGGTATTTCTCTTTTCTTTTTAGACCAGCTGAACGGCGGTCAGATGCTGGGAAATTTAATCGGTCTGTTTTCAGGATTTACGATGGCGGGAATGTTTATTGCCGTCAAACAGAACTCCGCCTCGGATAGAATGAGCGGTATGCTGTTCGGGCATCTTCTCACGGCAATTATCGGTATTCCTTTTATCTTCTTCACTGAAAATACAATTAACACAAATTTCGCAATGTGCATACTGATACTGGGTATTGTTCAGTTAGGAATCCCATACCTTCTCATGGCTTTGGCAACAGAGCACTGTCCCCCATTGACCCTTTCACTGCTTTCTGCCGTGGAACCGCTCCTTAACCCCGTGTGGGTCGCAATATTTTACGGTGAAATGCCCGGAATATTTGCTTTCATCGGTGGCATTATCGTAATTGTTACCATAACGGTGTGGTGCATTTACAAGGAACTAAAGCTGAGAAACAACAGGTCCGCGTCTTAA
- a CDS encoding acetate kinase gives MKILVVNAGSSSLKYQLFDMETKSVLAKGNCERIGIDGKLVHTKIGQDKYIEMVEMKNHSEATRQVMRMLIDKEQGVISSVAEISAIGHRVVQGGPYFSKSVLVDDTVIEDLEKCIDLAPLHTKPHLMGIAGCKEAMPDTPQVLVFDTAFHQTMPEEAYFYPIPYELYKKYQIRRYGFHGTSHRYVSKLAIDFLGLDPDNSKIITCHLGNGSSISAIKNGKVIDTSMGFTPLEGIEMGTRCGSMDPAIVTFIMEKEGYSPKEMSDFMNKQCGILGVSEVSSDLRDIEKALEEKNPKAELACKILAYGIKKYIGSYTAAMNGLDAIVFTAGVGENTPIVRQWAMENLEFFGIKIDAKKNEVTHHMPTNEFISADDSRVKIIVVPTNEELVIAEDTQEVVSKNIRYERKFFN, from the coding sequence ATGAAAATTTTAGTTGTCAATGCCGGAAGCTCTTCACTTAAGTATCAGCTTTTCGACATGGAAACCAAATCTGTTCTCGCAAAGGGTAATTGCGAAAGAATCGGTATCGACGGCAAGCTCGTTCATACCAAAATCGGCCAGGACAAGTACATTGAAATGGTTGAAATGAAAAACCATTCCGAGGCTACACGTCAGGTAATGAGAATGCTTATCGACAAGGAGCAGGGTGTTATCTCTTCTGTTGCAGAGATTTCCGCTATCGGTCACAGAGTCGTACAGGGCGGTCCTTACTTCTCCAAGTCTGTTCTCGTTGATGATACCGTTATAGAAGATCTTGAAAAGTGCATCGACTTGGCTCCCCTGCATACCAAGCCCCACCTTATGGGTATCGCAGGCTGCAAGGAAGCTATGCCCGACACTCCTCAAGTTCTGGTATTTGATACCGCATTCCATCAGACCATGCCCGAGGAAGCATACTTCTATCCCATTCCTTACGAGCTTTACAAGAAGTACCAGATCAGAAGATACGGCTTCCACGGTACCAGCCACCGCTATGTTTCCAAGCTTGCCATTGATTTTCTGGGTCTCGACCCCGATAACAGCAAAATAATCACCTGCCACTTAGGAAACGGTTCCTCTATTTCGGCTATCAAGAACGGCAAGGTTATAGATACTTCCATGGGCTTCACTCCCCTTGAAGGAATTGAGATGGGTACTCGCTGCGGCAGCATGGACCCTGCAATCGTAACCTTCATCATGGAAAAGGAAGGCTATTCACCCAAGGAAATGTCCGACTTCATGAACAAGCAGTGCGGTATTCTGGGTGTATCCGAAGTATCCAGCGACCTTCGTGATATCGAGAAAGCACTGGAAGAGAAGAATCCCAAGGCCGAGCTTGCGTGCAAGATTCTTGCTTACGGAATCAAAAAGTACATCGGTTCCTACACCGCAGCCATGAACGGTCTGGATGCTATCGTATTTACCGCAGGTGTAGGTGAAAACACTCCTATTGTTCGTCAGTGGGCTATGGAAAACCTGGAATTCTTTGGTATTAAGATTGATGCAAAGAAAAACGAAGTTACTCACCACATGCCTACCAACGAGTTCATTTCTGCTGATGACAGCCGCGTTAAGATTATCGTTGTTCCTACCAACGAAGAGCTGGTTATTGCGGAAGACACTCAGGAAGTTGTTTCCAAAAATATCAGATACGAACGTAAATTCTTTAACTAA